A single Nicotiana tabacum cultivar K326 chromosome 5, ASM71507v2, whole genome shotgun sequence DNA region contains:
- the LOC107764718 gene encoding disease resistance protein At4g27190: MEIIFNVVAGFVVEVGKKVCKCIYPKIENTVRFTSNVESVTEEMENLRKFRDDIKGKVEGAEGEGYKPKPEVLQWVEDVQKLETDWESMKEDIAAAKMVAYKCCPNCSLRSEVSTQARIMRDQLCDLKKMGENFGSSLVVENYQVKKVEYIPGPSIEGQSAATRNLNKILQLLEDDKVCIIGVWGMGGVGKTTLVKNLNNELLKTATSSSNLSFSVVVWVTVPKPPTDIRKVQAQIANRLNLKVDSEESVERIASRIHQRLKEEKSFLLILDDVWQAINLDHVGVPQPEDPARSKVILTSRFVDVCRQMKTDTEMKVLTFDEDESWQMFVKNAGDIANLEHIQPVAKEIAKECDGLPLAITVIGASMRGKKRVELWKDALESLRMCEPHNTNVKDNVYKVIKWSFDSLESQDIELSSEQRSKHVNKRGGDIQSCFLYCSLYPVAISPDDVIDCWWAEGFLGERNTYEEAYNRGITMIEILKDACLLEAHEWDSVKMHDVVRDVAIWIDNSLGDKHNSLIQAGLGLSEISHIKMSASVKRMSFVSNKIERLPDSFMECPETTTLLLQDNCCLVEIPDTFFLAFPALRVLNLSGTDIRALPSSINSLYQLRALILIDCYWLTELPPIGNLCNLQLLDCHNTRLHHLPPGTDKLTDLRRLTANHLKSIDLGILLKLASMEMINVPGTRLESASFDELSSLQKLTSLYIKLDSSSVSNRDHTWMSRLKRFQIVVGEPLIQSYSYYVPRKLAMPTVFTNSPPEITISECEIFSKGELSGMLQFASNLRLENCKGLRKLIAYDSFNGIKELTVRYCSCDFKPAEEGSGRFDPLPNLESLRLNLIFNLESVSDISHLVGLRFSKLRRLDISGCPRLRCLFNVGGAFSVPNHLEHIGIDDCDELVELYVQCGSSQTTLANSEIPRVRKLLLEDCPSLGTLGENTWEHLQELKLKDCNQIRKLPLSIQTSKNIKVIEGRSEWWNQLEWDSDNFKSNLEHCFQPIYY, from the exons ATGGAAATAATTTTTAATGTTGTAGCTGGTTTTGTTGTTGAGGTGGGGAAGAAGGTGTGTAAATGCATCTATCCTAAGATTGAAAATACCGTCCGTTTCACATCAAATGTTGAAAGTGTAACAGAGGAAATGGAGAATTTAAGAAAGTTTAGAGATGATATCAAAGGGAAGGTGGAAGGAGCTGAGGGAGAAGGCTATAAACCAAAACCAGAGGTTCTCCAGTGGGTCGAAGATGTTCAAAAGCTGGAGACTGACTGGGAATCTATGAAAGAAGACATTGCAGCGGCTAAGATGGTTGCATATAAATGTTGTCCAAATTGCAGTCTTCGCTCGGAAGTCTCCACTCAAGCACGAATCATGCGAGATCAACTTTGCGACCTTAAAAAAATGGGAGAAAATTTTGGATCCAGTTTGGTGGTTGAAAATTACCAGGTGAAAAAAGTGGAGTACATCCCAGGACCATCAATAGAAGGCCAGTCAGCAGCAACAAGAAATCTCAACAAAATCCTACAACTCTTAGAAGATGATAAG GTATGCATCATTGGTGTATGGGGAATGGGAGGAGTCGGTAAAACGACTTTGGTGAAGAATCTGAACAATGAGCTCCTAAAGACTGCTACGTCAAGCTCTAATCTGTCTTTTAGTGTTGTGGTATGGGTTACAGTGCCCAAACCGCCAACAGACATAAGAAAGGTTCAAGCACAAATTGCCAACAGATTAAACCTAAAGGTAGACAGTGAGGAAAGCGTAGAACGCATTGCCAGCAGAATTCATCAGAGGCTCAAGGAAGAAAAGAGTTTCCTTCTTATACTCGATGATGTTTGGCAAGCTATAAATTTGGATCATGTAGGTGTGCCCCAACCTGAAGATCCCGCAAGAAGCAAGGTAATTTTAACTTCTCGTTTTGTTGATGTTTGTAGGCAAATGAAAACAGACACCGAAATGAAGGTGTTGACATTTGATGAAGATGAATCTTGGCAAATGTTTGTCAAAAATGCGGGAGATATTGCCAATCTGGAGCATATTCAACCAGTTGCAAAGGAAATTGCAAAGGAGTGCGATGGATTACCTTTAGCAATCACTGTCATCGGAGCATCTATGAGAGGGAAGAAGAGGGTCGAGCTTTGGAAAGATGCTTTGGAATCACTTAGAATGTGTGAACCTCACAACACAAATGTAAAAGATAATGTTTACAAGGTCATTAAGTGGAGTTTTGATTCTTTAGAATCTCAGGATATTGAATTATCCTCAGAGCAAAGAAGCAAACATGTGAACAAAAGGGGAGGTGACATTCAAAGTTGTTTCTTGTATTGCTCCTTATATCCAGTGGCTATTTCACCAGATGATGTCATAGATTGTTGGTGGGCGGAGGGGTTCCTTGGAGAACGTAACACATATGAAGAAGCCTACAACAGGGGAATTACAATGATTGAGATTCTAAAAGATGCCTGCTTACTAGAAGCCCATGAGTGGGATTCTGTAAAGATGCATGACGTGGTTCGCGATGTTGCTATATGGATAGATAATTCCCTGGGGGATAAGCACAATTCTCTTATTCAAGCTGGACTTGGGTTGTCTGAGATATCACATATTAAAATGTCAGCTTCTGTCAAGAGAATGTCTTTTGTAAGCAACAAAATTGAACGTTTACCTGATTCCTTCATGGAGTGCCCAGAGACAACAACTTTACTTTTGCAAGACAATTGTTGTCTTGTGGAAATTCCCGATACGTTCTTTTTGGCATTTCCAGCCCTAAGAGTTTTGAATCTGAGTGGAACTGATATTAGAGCACTGCCTTCTTCCATCAATAGTTTATATCAATTACGTGCTCTAATACTAATAGATTGCTACTGGTTGACAGAGTTACCACCTATTGGTAATCTTTGCAATTTGCAATTGCTTGATTGTCATAATACAAGGTTACATCATCTGCCGCCAGGAACGGACAAGTTGACAGATCTGAGGCGTTTAACTGCAAATCATTTGAAAAGCATCGACCTAGGAATTCTTCTCAAATTAGCTAGCATGGAAATGATAAATGTGCCGGGTACCCGTCTTGAATCAGCTTCTTTTGATGAGCTCTCCTCTCTACAGAAGCTGACCTCTCTTTACATCAAATTGGATAGCTCATCAGTTTCTAATAGAGACCACACCTGGATGTCTAGATTGAAAAGATTTCAAATTGTAGTTGGGGAACCTCTAATTCAGAGTTATTCCTACTACGTACCAAGGAAACTAGCTATGCCTACAGTTTTCACCAACTCACCACCAGAAATAACCATCTCCGAGTGTGAAATTTTCAGTAAGGGAGAGCTCTCAGGCATGTTGCAGTTTGCTTCAAATTTGCGCTTGGAAAACTGCAAGGGTCTCAGGAAGTTGATTGCATACGACAGTTTTAATGGAATAAAAGAACTTACAGTACGTTACTGTTCTTGTGATTTCAAACCAGCAGAAGAAGGAAGTGGACGGTTTGACCCTCTGCCAAATCTGGAAAGTCTCCGCCTCAACTTGATATTTAATTTAGAGAGTGTATCTGATATCAGTCATCTTGtgggtctaagattttctaaattacgCAGACTAGATATTTCCGGTTGTCCAAGACTGAGATGTCTCTTTAACGTTGGTGGAGCTTTTTCTGTACCGAATCACCTGGAACATATTGGAATTGACGATTGTGATGAACTGGTAGAGTTGTATGTGCAATGCGGCTCAAGTCAGACGACACTTGCCAACTCAGAAATTCCAAGAGTTCGGAAGTTACTGTTGGAAGACTGTCCAAGCTTAGGAACACTGGGCGAGAATACATGGGAACACCTGCAGGAACTTAAGTTGAAAGATTGTAATCAAATAAGGAAGCTTCCTCTGTCTATTCAAACCTCCAAGAACATCAAAGTAATAGAAGGACGGTCAGAATGGTGGAACCAATTGGAATGGGATTCCGATAACTTCAAGTCAAATTTAGAGCATTGTTTCCAACCAATTTATTACTGA